The following nucleotide sequence is from Gemmatimonadales bacterium.
CGCTGGCGCAGGGCGCTGGGAGCGATCGACGAGAGGGCGCCACCCGATCTGCGCCAGAGCTCGTTCAGCTCGTCGACTGCTCGGCGGAGACGCTGCTGGTCCGGATGGGTCGTCTCGCCCGTCAGGAGCGCCTCAGTGAGCGCGTCTCTCGCCACGGCACGAAGCGCCTCGGGAACCTCACCGGTGACCGGCTCCACCTCGGTGTCCAGCTGAAAGCCGAAATACGTTCGCCGCCGCTCCAACGAGAGTCCCTGGTGTTTGCGCGGCCCCCTCAGGACCACCTTTGGCGGGCCGAGCGAGGCGTACTGCCTGACCAGATCGTAGGAGAGGGTAGTGCCCTCGATCCCCGCGCGCGGAATGCCGAACCGGTCGGCAAAGAATCGCAGATTACCGGCGACAGCGCCCCAGCTTCCCGCCACCGAGGTCTTGGAGACGCGAGCCTCCTGGCCGTCGGCGGTGTGCTCGTCGATCACCAGATCGAACGGCATGATCCGGGCGAGCAGATCGGCCCACAGCTTTCTGAGCTCCTTGGAGGCGTACGGCAACTGCTTGGGCAGCGGCTGCTCCAGGGAGCGGTAGACCGACGCGACACCAAGCGCCGTGTCCTCGATCGCCTTCACCAGCACGCCACGGCGCTCGGCCCACTCGGCCAGCCCGTCCTCGAACAGGTGCCGGGGCAGGCCATACACCAGGCCCACGTATCCGTGCTGGTTGACGGCTTCCGCGTACAGATTGTACGCCGTGAGATGGTCGCTGCCGCTCACGACGACGCCGTGCAGGTCGCGTTCTTCCCGGGTCATCCGGTGCAGCGAGTCGATGTTGGAGCACACGGCCACGATCGGCACTAGCGCTTCATCCGCATGCACCAGGAGCTCGCCCCAGGCGCGCTCCACCGGCAGCGCCTCCACTTCCCGACCGTACGGGGTGAGGCGGCCTTCCTCGACCAGGCCTCTGCTCGTGAGCATGCCGAGCGCGCGGCGGTAACTGGTGCGGTCCAGCGGGACCGGGAGGTCGAGGTCCGCCGCATCCACGCCCAAGGCGGCGCAGGTGATCGCCACCCGCTCGGCGTCTCCCGCCAGCTGGAACTCGGGTGGCGTCGGCCGGAGCTGCTCGAAGACGAGGTCCCGGTCACTGAGGATGACGACCTCGCCGTTCGGCACCCGGCCGTGCACCCGGCCGGCCATCTGGAGGATCTCGTTGGATCCCAGATAGAGCCGGTGCAGCACATTGCGACCCCGCTCCACCACGTTGCCGTAGCGCGCGTCGTAGATGACGACCGTGTCGAGCCCCCGGACGTTCAATGCCGACTGCCCCGCGGCGGTCATCGCCAGCAGGAACGGCCGTTCCACCTCTCCTTCCAGAAACGGGCGGATCACTCGAATCGGCTCGCCCCCGTGATAGAACGCTGTGGTGAGGCGCTTCCATTGCTCGCCCAGTCCCTGGGCCAGCCGCTCCACCTCCGCCCGGGTCGGGACGAACACGGCCACGCCCCGCCGCTCCTTGATCACGTGCCTGATGTAGCGCTCGTTGAGGAACTCGTCCGGCGTCTGCGGCAGTACCTGCACGTTGGCCCGGCGCGCCGGGTCGAATGCCTCGGTCACCAGCACCTCGGCGCTCTCCAGATACCGGGCGTAGAACGCGGGGTCGACGGTGGCACTGAGCCAGATGAAGCGGCATCCGGCACGCTTGCCCAGCGCGAGGCACAGCTCCAGTTCGGCCGAGGTCTGGTGGATCTCGTCGGCGATGATGGTATCGCGCCCGGTGATGAGATCGTCCTGGAACCAGCGACGCGCGATGCCGGTGGTAACGATGACCACGTTCCAGGTGGGCGTCTCCGGTGTGGCCTCGCGCTCCCGGTTGACCACGCCGACCTTGAGCGGCTCGCCCAGGATCGCTTCGGCGATGGGCCGGATGCCCAGCGTCTTGCCGGTGCCGGTGCCCGCGACGATCCCGAACCCCTGGCTCGACCCGGCGAGCTCGCGCATCTCCTGGCCGTGCTCGCGCTCCATGAGGGTGTCGAGGCGCAGACCGAGGGCCAGCTCGATGGTCTCGCAGGCGGCCCGGGTGGGCGCTATGACGATGACCCGCCCGGTCGGATGGGGGGCGTGTCGAAAGGCGTCGGGATCAGGCGGGAGATGATGGTCGCGGGCGGGATGCATGGCGGAAGATAGCTACCACCGTGCATCAAAATCCCGGTTGGAAGTTGAACTCCCAGACCCAATGCTTATCGGGCCGCTGGAACGGGTGGACCAGGTCGGCTTCGATCACGGCGAAGCCGAAGAGATTGAAGCGAAGCCCAGCCCCGGCACTGAAGACGGCCTTTCGATCGCCGCCGGTCAGACTCGGCTCGTTGTTGGTATCCCAGGCCAGGCCGCCGTCACCGAAGAGCGTGAAATCGAGTGGAAGCGCGCCGTAGTAGCCCGAACCGACACCCAGCACACCCAGCAGCGGGAACCGGAGCTCGAGATTGCCCACCACCATTCTGCTGCCGAGCAGCTGGTCGAACGCCGGGCAGGCGTTGGGCTGGTCGGCCGGAGGATGACACTCGGAGGCGTCGAAGGAGCCCAGTTGGTAGCCGTGGACCAGACCGCTGTACCCGAGGAAGAGCGGCTGGAGCCGGGGGTCCTCCCCGCCCGAGCCGTACCGTCCGTAGTGCAGAATCCTCCCGGCGATCGTAAATGGACGCGCGGGCATGAAGTAGTGGCGATAGTCCGCCAGCACGCCGAGATAATCGATCGATCCGACCGTCGGGCTCAGCTCCAGCCGGTAACGCTGCCCGAGGATGGGGCCGGTGGCCCCGAAGAACGAGTTGTCGTAGACCAGCGCCAGGCTGGCCATGCCCAGATTGAGCGCGCTGCCGGCCGGCAGATCTTCCTTCTGGTCCAGAATCTTGTCCCCGTTGAGCCCGAAGCCGATGGTGCGGAGCTCCTGGTCGAACGAGATGTTGCTGTAGCCGGCCGAGAAATCCAGGCGCTGCACCTCGTTGAAGGGATAGGACACGAGCCCCTGGATGTCCCGGTTGGTCTGTCGAAGGCGGAGCTCCTGCTCCACGAACACCGGCTCCCCGTTCAGGGTGGTGGTCCCGCTGGCGAACGCTCCAGTGGTATAGGGGACCTGGTCGACAACCGCCGCCCAGTTGATCCGGTGGCTCATGTTCTGGTACGCCACCAGCGCGGTCACGTCCTTGAGTCCGCCATTCACCTGGAGCGCGGTGGCGAGGTTGTGGTTTCCCAGCATGTCACTGAAGTACAGCGCCGCCCCGCCGCCGATGTAAGTGCCGAACTCGCTGGTGCCGACGCCCAGGCTGGGCTGGCCGACGTAGGTGAGCGCGAGCGCCGGATGGTACGGCTGGGTGGCAAACTCCTCGGCGCTCGCGGGGAGGCCAGTGGTCGGGTCGCTCAGGACCCGTTGCACCAGCGACTTCGATCGGTCCTGCGGCGGGAGCACCTGCGCGTTCCGCTGCGGCGGCCGTGTCATGGCGGCGCCCGCGAGTACCGCCGCGCTGTCGATCGCGTACACCTCGTAGCCATTGGTCCGAAACACGCTGTAGACCAGCCGACCAGTGCGTTGCGCCACGGACATGGCGGGGCTGGTCTCGGTGATCCCGCTCGCCCCCGTAAACAGATCGGTGATCCGGCGGAGCTCTCCGTCGGCCAGACGAACCCGGTAGATGTTGCTCACGCCGTCGGGATCGGAGATGAAGTAGAGGCTGCCCCCGTCCGGCGACCAGTGCGGGTCCAGGTGCTTCGCGCCTTCGAAGCCGGGGACCGCGGTGATGTGTCCGGTCGAGGGGTCGATCAGG
It contains:
- a CDS encoding DEAD/DEAH box helicase, with the translated sequence MHPARDHHLPPDPDAFRHAPHPTGRVIVIAPTRAACETIELALGLRLDTLMEREHGQEMRELAGSSQGFGIVAGTGTGKTLGIRPIAEAILGEPLKVGVVNREREATPETPTWNVVIVTTGIARRWFQDDLITGRDTIIADEIHQTSAELELCLALGKRAGCRFIWLSATVDPAFYARYLESAEVLVTEAFDPARRANVQVLPQTPDEFLNERYIRHVIKERRGVAVFVPTRAEVERLAQGLGEQWKRLTTAFYHGGEPIRVIRPFLEGEVERPFLLAMTAAGQSALNVRGLDTVVIYDARYGNVVERGRNVLHRLYLGSNEILQMAGRVHGRVPNGEVVILSDRDLVFEQLRPTPPEFQLAGDAERVAITCAALGVDAADLDLPVPLDRTSYRRALGMLTSRGLVEEGRLTPYGREVEALPVERAWGELLVHADEALVPIVAVCSNIDSLHRMTREERDLHGVVVSGSDHLTAYNLYAEAVNQHGYVGLVYGLPRHLFEDGLAEWAERRGVLVKAIEDTALGVASVYRSLEQPLPKQLPYASKELRKLWADLLARIMPFDLVIDEHTADGQEARVSKTSVAGSWGAVAGNLRFFADRFGIPRAGIEGTTLSYDLVRQYASLGPPKVVLRGPRKHQGLSLERRRTYFGFQLDTEVEPVTGEVPEALRAVARDALTEALLTGETTHPDQQRLRRAVDELNELWRRSGGALSSIAPSALRQRVRAQLDSVDSWEQFLRTRVALDPSALVESDVRARLEAMPSSIRLRGDAAPLDYEVVDGEGIARVRLREGQARRLRADEIPPLDRPLRFAIQRGGHAPLLADSLPALLELLRRGPKAERNEDERAGRGPRGSPRRRPSPKRRR
- a CDS encoding BamA/TamA family outer membrane protein, yielding MTWLLAGVLASSATPSAQAQYFGRNKVQYESFDFKVLRTAHFDIYFYPSERDAASVAGRMAERWYTRLSTVFHHPLRGRQPLILYATQSQFQQTNVVEGLGEGTGGVTEGLRRRIVLPTGGTLDDLNHVIGHELVHAFQYDITGSGNPNARGRQPAATELPLWFIEGMAEYLSLGPSAPLTAMWMRGGVQDSVKDSLPSYRQLDDPRYFPYRYGQALLAYVGGEWGDERIGDLLQQAGRMRNIDQAIRGVLNLTPDQLVARWHEATHAAYDPLEATTQAPGTYGPRLIGVREEAGQYNVSPSVSPDGKQMMFFSDRGLFSIDLYLANAETGKVERQITRTALDPHLQSLQFIQSAGSWSADGSRFVFAGLSAGRPVLDLYDVARGRIEREVRLPQLGEILNPSLSPDGRAVVFSGLSGGLTDLFIYDLQDNKLTRLTTDQFAELQPAWSPDGKTIAFATDRFTTKLDDLAIGPYGLALIDPSTGHITAVPGFEGAKHLDPHWSPDGGSLYFISDPDGVSNIYRVRLADGELRRITDLFTGASGITETSPAMSVAQRTGRLVYSVFRTNGYEVYAIDSAAVLAGAAMTRPPQRNAQVLPPQDRSKSLVQRVLSDPTTGLPASAEEFATQPYHPALALTYVGQPSLGVGTSEFGTYIGGGAALYFSDMLGNHNLATALQVNGGLKDVTALVAYQNMSHRINWAAVVDQVPYTTGAFASGTTTLNGEPVFVEQELRLRQTNRDIQGLVSYPFNEVQRLDFSAGYSNISFDQELRTIGFGLNGDKILDQKEDLPAGSALNLGMASLALVYDNSFFGATGPILGQRYRLELSPTVGSIDYLGVLADYRHYFMPARPFTIAGRILHYGRYGSGGEDPRLQPLFLGYSGLVHGYQLGSFDASECHPPADQPNACPAFDQLLGSRMVVGNLELRFPLLGVLGVGSGYYGALPLDFTLFGDGGLAWDTNNEPSLTGGDRKAVFSAGAGLRFNLFGFAVIEADLVHPFQRPDKHWVWEFNFQPGF